The proteins below are encoded in one region of Thermodesulfobacteriota bacterium:
- a CDS encoding L,D-transpeptidase family protein, whose amino-acid sequence MRPIRFCICLLMASTLLSGCSHFNDGPQIRKTFAEANDLFHQESYAAALDKYSEIVEKYPATADRALFEMGIVYAHSKNARKDYQKSLDCFQRLIRDYPASEYRQNSEMMVFNIQNVIYKDRTIAAQHTHIEALQREVRGRDSEIAAQQKKIEALGKDIEALGKEFEALEKKYNDATQQKRPIDRVLIEKSARRLMLISQGEVLKSYKIALGGNPIGPKERQGDGKTPEGTYFIDARNRDSQYHLSLHISYPNEKDRKRARELGVSPGGDIMIHGIKNGFSWIGDAHSKIDWTKGCIAVTDEEIVEIAGLVPDGTVVEIRP is encoded by the coding sequence ATGCGGCCCATCAGGTTCTGCATCTGCCTTCTGATGGCGTCGACGCTCCTGTCCGGCTGCAGTCACTTCAACGACGGACCGCAGATCAGGAAGACATTCGCGGAGGCGAACGATCTTTTCCACCAGGAAAGCTACGCGGCCGCCCTGGACAAGTATTCGGAGATCGTCGAGAAATATCCCGCCACGGCTGACCGGGCGCTGTTCGAGATGGGCATCGTTTACGCCCATTCGAAGAACGCACGGAAGGATTACCAAAAATCGCTGGATTGCTTTCAAAGGCTCATCCGGGATTACCCTGCAAGCGAGTACCGGCAGAACAGCGAGATGATGGTGTTCAATATCCAGAACGTCATTTACAAGGATCGGACGATCGCCGCGCAGCATACGCACATCGAAGCTCTCCAGCGCGAGGTCCGGGGCAGGGACAGCGAGATCGCCGCGCAGCAGAAGAAGATCGAGGCGCTCGGGAAAGACATCGAGGCGCTCGGGAAAGAGTTTGAGGCGCTCGAAAAAAAGTATAACGACGCCACACAGCAGAAGAGGCCGATCGACAGGGTGCTGATCGAAAAGAGCGCGCGCCGGTTGATGCTGATCTCACAGGGGGAAGTTCTGAAAAGCTACAAGATCGCCCTGGGAGGGAATCCGATCGGGCCGAAGGAACGGCAAGGCGACGGCAAGACGCCCGAGGGGACCTATTTCATCGATGCAAGGAACCGGGACAGCCAGTATCACCTCTCCCTGCATATTTCCTATCCGAACGAGAAAGACAGGAAGCGCGCGAGGGAGCTCGGTGTCTCCCCGGGCGGGGACATCATGATCCACGGGATCAAGAACGGGTTCTCGTGGATAGGCGACGCCCACTCGAAGATCGACTGGACGAAAGGGTGCATCGCCGTGACCGACGAAGAGATCGTGGAAATCGCCGGTCTGGTGCCGGACGGGACTGTGGTGGAGATAAGGCCGTAG
- a CDS encoding 4Fe-4S binding protein: MKSMRKIIQIDEEKCDGCGLCVPSCAEGAIRIIDGKARLVAEKYCDGLGACLGECPRDAIRMVERDVEAFDEKAAMEHVRATRGETKPAPAAPAHGHGCPSARLHNFAKGSAEIRSASPAGPSIPSALTHWPVQIRLVPPHAPFLKNADLLVAADCTPMAYGDFHRDFLKGKVVMMGCPKFDDMELYEDRFRQIFAQADVRSVTVLVMEVPCCQGLPALLKKVLKESGKNIPLEIVTVGLQGNILRRDRYPAAA, translated from the coding sequence ATGAAGAGCATGCGGAAGATCATCCAAATCGACGAAGAGAAGTGCGACGGCTGCGGGCTGTGCGTCCCGTCCTGCGCCGAAGGGGCGATCCGGATCATCGACGGCAAGGCCCGATTGGTCGCCGAGAAGTATTGCGACGGCCTCGGCGCATGCCTCGGGGAATGCCCCCGCGACGCCATCCGGATGGTCGAGCGCGATGTCGAAGCCTTCGACGAGAAGGCGGCCATGGAGCATGTCCGCGCCACGAGGGGGGAGACCAAGCCGGCCCCGGCGGCACCCGCGCACGGACACGGCTGCCCCTCCGCCCGCCTCCACAATTTCGCCAAGGGGTCGGCGGAAATCCGCAGCGCCTCGCCGGCGGGGCCTTCCATCCCTTCCGCCCTGACCCACTGGCCGGTGCAGATCCGCCTGGTGCCGCCGCACGCCCCGTTCCTGAAAAACGCCGACCTGCTGGTCGCGGCAGACTGCACCCCGATGGCATACGGCGACTTCCACCGCGACTTCCTGAAGGGGAAGGTGGTGATGATGGGGTGCCCCAAGTTCGACGACATGGAGCTCTACGAGGATCGCTTTCGGCAGATCTTCGCGCAGGCCGACGTGCGCAGCGTCACCGTGCTGGTCATGGAGGTCCCCTGCTGCCAGGGGCTGCCGGCTCTGCTGAAGAAGGTCCTGAAGGAATCGGGGAAGAATATCCCGCTGGAGATCGTCACCGTCGGCCTCCAGGGGAACATCCTCCGGCGCGACAGGTATCCGGCCGCGGCGTAA
- a CDS encoding SPFH domain-containing protein, giving the protein MKERVKTVASGYVLLPVVAATIIAAPILTVAGIFQGSVRLSVLGVIALAVAILLSKGLFTLQPNEAMVLVLFGKYAGTVKTDGFHWANPFSVKRGSWETVSGKDKEHSTTIRSRSKYKVSLRARNFETQTLKVNDQRGNPIEIGAVVVWRVRDTAMALFDVDDFEHYVQIQSETALRHLANSYPYDHSEDGAQREVTLRDDAESVGAALAKELQERLSRAGVVVEEARLTHLAYASEIAGVMLRRQQAEAIISARQKIVHGAVSMVQMALEELSAKGVVSLDESQKAAMVGNLLVVLCSETQAEPVINAGSSHRQC; this is encoded by the coding sequence ATGAAAGAGCGCGTCAAGACGGTTGCAAGCGGATACGTCCTTCTTCCGGTCGTAGCGGCAACCATCATCGCGGCACCGATCCTCACCGTTGCCGGAATCTTTCAAGGGTCGGTACGGCTGTCGGTGCTCGGCGTGATCGCACTGGCCGTGGCCATCCTTCTGTCCAAGGGGCTGTTCACCCTTCAGCCCAACGAGGCCATGGTGCTGGTCCTGTTCGGGAAGTACGCCGGCACCGTGAAAACGGACGGGTTCCACTGGGCGAATCCGTTCAGCGTGAAACGGGGCTCATGGGAAACCGTTTCCGGAAAGGACAAGGAGCACTCCACGACGATCCGTTCCCGCAGCAAGTACAAGGTCTCCCTGCGTGCCCGCAATTTCGAGACGCAGACCCTGAAGGTGAACGACCAGCGGGGAAACCCCATCGAGATCGGCGCGGTCGTGGTATGGCGCGTGCGCGACACGGCGATGGCCCTGTTCGATGTCGACGACTTCGAGCACTACGTGCAGATCCAGAGCGAGACGGCCTTGCGACACCTGGCCAACAGCTACCCGTACGATCATTCGGAAGACGGGGCCCAGCGGGAGGTCACCCTGCGCGACGACGCGGAATCGGTCGGCGCGGCGCTGGCAAAGGAACTCCAGGAACGGCTGTCCCGGGCGGGCGTGGTCGTGGAGGAGGCGCGCCTGACGCACCTGGCGTACGCGTCGGAAATCGCCGGTGTGATGCTGCGGCGGCAGCAGGCCGAGGCGATCATTTCCGCGCGGCAAAAGATCGTCCATGGCGCAGTCAGTATGGTGCAGATGGCCCTGGAGGAGCTTTCGGCCAAGGGCGTGGTGTCGCTCGACGAGTCGCAAAAGGCCGCCATGGTGGGGAACCTTCTGGTTGTGCTGTGCAGCGAGACGCAGGCGGAACCCGTCATCAACGCCGGATCGAGCCACCGGCAGTGTTAG
- a CDS encoding L,D-transpeptidase family protein, which produces MSRISNLSLSHNQLRLAAFCMFILSISGCATSKSVQTAPPFPVHREPVLREKEIERNRFTVAQGEDVIGRPAVVRIEKDDTLPDIARHFSLGIKEISAANPKVDVWVPEAGERVVLPLSFILPDAPRKGIVVNLASMRLFQYKEDGTSLSVTTYPVGIGTDERPTPTGRMHVVRKAARPTWHVPSSIAADHRKKGDILPKTVPPGPENPLGEYALYLNKGSYLIHGTNKPASIGLTATNGCLRLYPENIKALFDDTPVKTPVLIVDQPYLVGQRNGVLYLEAHGPADESGALESEKLHKKLRAIEKQAARAIDWKKVKEVQAEARGIPVPIFESGRGTEMEAAKPVEVEHPETLYGKPEIPALKLHAWYVLAADVRDRIEARRLAAIINHQGPQIPARVFEKSESYRVIAGPFNDGGEAKEAAKRLKIDLEIDGIVIEPDKNG; this is translated from the coding sequence ATGAGCCGGATCAGCAATCTATCCCTCTCGCACAACCAGCTTCGTCTGGCGGCCTTCTGCATGTTCATCCTCTCTATCTCCGGCTGCGCGACATCGAAAAGCGTTCAGACGGCACCGCCCTTTCCCGTTCATCGCGAACCCGTTCTTCGCGAAAAGGAGATCGAGCGGAACAGGTTCACGGTTGCACAAGGAGAAGACGTCATCGGCCGGCCGGCGGTCGTCAGGATTGAAAAGGACGATACGCTCCCGGATATCGCCCGGCACTTCAGTTTGGGGATCAAGGAAATCAGCGCGGCGAATCCGAAGGTGGATGTATGGGTGCCCGAGGCGGGAGAGCGCGTCGTATTGCCTCTGAGCTTTATCCTGCCTGACGCTCCCAGAAAAGGGATCGTGGTCAACCTGGCCTCCATGAGACTCTTCCAATATAAAGAGGATGGAACGTCTCTGTCGGTGACGACCTATCCGGTCGGCATCGGCACGGACGAGCGGCCTACCCCCACAGGCCGGATGCATGTGGTGCGCAAGGCGGCCCGGCCCACCTGGCATGTTCCTTCCTCGATTGCCGCGGATCATCGCAAGAAGGGGGACATCCTCCCGAAAACCGTCCCGCCGGGGCCTGAAAATCCCTTGGGCGAATATGCGCTCTATTTGAACAAAGGGAGTTATCTGATCCACGGCACCAACAAGCCGGCCAGCATCGGCCTTACCGCGACCAACGGCTGCCTGAGGCTTTACCCGGAAAACATCAAGGCGCTCTTCGACGACACTCCGGTGAAAACGCCTGTGCTCATCGTCGACCAGCCGTATCTCGTTGGGCAACGCAACGGCGTACTGTACCTGGAAGCCCATGGGCCCGCGGATGAGTCGGGCGCGCTGGAGTCGGAGAAACTCCATAAAAAACTGAGAGCGATCGAAAAGCAGGCCGCGCGCGCGATCGACTGGAAAAAGGTCAAGGAAGTGCAGGCCGAGGCCCGGGGGATTCCGGTTCCCATCTTCGAGTCGGGTCGGGGAACTGAAATGGAGGCCGCGAAACCTGTAGAGGTCGAGCACCCGGAGACCTTGTACGGCAAGCCGGAGATACCGGCGCTGAAATTGCATGCGTGGTATGTATTAGCCGCAGATGTGCGTGACCGGATCGAAGCCCGGCGGCTTGCCGCCATCATTAATCACCAGGGGCCGCAAATACCGGCACGGGTGTTTGAAAAGAGCGAAAGCTACCGCGTTATCGCCGGCCCTTTCAATGACGGCGGTGAAGCCAAAGAGGCGGCGAAGCGCCTGAAAATCGATCTGGAAATTGACGGTATTGTAATCGAGCCTGACAAAAATGGATGA
- a CDS encoding VOC family protein — translation MKSNKSTLRMDNVLIVVDDLEGAKAFFLELGMELEGQTQVEGRWVDRLLALDNVRSEIVLLRTPDGHGKVELSKFHSPAAVRGESNHAPVNTPGIRRIMFAVDDIEDVVARLRAHGAELVGEVVQYEDMYRLCFVRGPEGIIVALAEKLS, via the coding sequence ATGAAATCAAATAAATCCACACTCAGGATGGACAACGTCCTCATCGTCGTCGATGACCTCGAAGGCGCGAAGGCTTTCTTCCTCGAGCTTGGCATGGAGCTGGAGGGCCAGACGCAGGTCGAAGGACGCTGGGTGGACCGGCTCCTCGCCCTGGACAACGTCCGGAGCGAGATCGTCCTGCTGCGGACTCCCGATGGCCACGGGAAGGTCGAGCTCTCGAAGTTCCACAGTCCGGCGGCCGTCAGAGGCGAGTCGAATCACGCGCCCGTCAATACTCCGGGAATACGGCGCATCATGTTCGCAGTCGACGACATCGAGGACGTCGTCGCGCGCTTGCGCGCCCATGGCGCCGAGCTCGTGGGCGAAGTCGTCCAATACGAGGACATGTACCGGCTCTGTTTCGTCCGTGGCCCCGAGGGCATCATTGTCGCCCTTGCCGAAAAGCTCAGTTGA
- a CDS encoding Ldh family oxidoreductase, with the protein MNRSDPSGNRRVSHVALAEFTREVIQSLGASGDRARSTAEVLVAADMRGISSHGVAGGTGLTELLQRTRAGAIDIEAVPEIHYKPGRAVASMNAKGGLGPSAAMEAAHLAGDLAEQYGVGRVHVYDSNHFGAACVYVEALLKRGLAARCTSTAGSWMIPYGGNRVRLGSSPIAWGMPCGGEAIVIDMATTQRSVSPAFRAAKAGEPIPRDYFRDKDGNMLEGVVSPDRLVQGSVLPLGGEQFGYKGSGLNILIELDNVIGGGSLERIPSMRETPMCRVSHVFEAWRIDFLYPEEEALRRVEKAVKDIRAYGGPEMLLPGEREARRKSDAERWGIPYENSQWETLDLISEKTGIPPPRPIAK; encoded by the coding sequence ATGAATCGATCGGACCCATCCGGTAATCGGCGCGTATCTCACGTTGCGCTGGCCGAATTTACCAGAGAAGTCATCCAATCCCTTGGCGCTTCCGGAGATCGGGCCCGCTCCACCGCGGAAGTTCTCGTCGCGGCCGACATGCGGGGAATTTCCAGCCATGGAGTGGCGGGAGGCACGGGATTAACCGAGCTCCTGCAGAGAACGCGGGCAGGAGCGATCGACATCGAAGCCGTTCCCGAAATTCATTATAAACCGGGCCGGGCGGTCGCTTCCATGAACGCAAAAGGCGGCCTGGGACCGTCCGCGGCCATGGAAGCCGCTCACCTGGCGGGGGACCTGGCCGAACAATACGGCGTGGGACGCGTGCACGTCTACGACTCGAACCATTTCGGCGCCGCCTGCGTGTACGTGGAGGCCCTCCTGAAACGCGGCCTGGCCGCCCGCTGCACCAGCACTGCCGGCTCCTGGATGATCCCCTATGGAGGGAACCGGGTGCGCCTGGGCTCCAGTCCCATCGCCTGGGGGATGCCCTGCGGCGGCGAGGCCATCGTCATCGATATGGCCACGACCCAGCGGTCGGTGAGTCCCGCGTTTCGCGCGGCGAAAGCGGGCGAGCCGATTCCCAGGGATTATTTCAGAGACAAAGACGGGAACATGCTGGAAGGGGTGGTATCTCCCGACAGGCTGGTGCAAGGCTCCGTCCTGCCGCTTGGGGGGGAACAGTTCGGGTACAAGGGATCGGGGCTGAATATCCTTATCGAGCTGGACAATGTGATCGGCGGCGGATCGCTGGAACGTATTCCCAGCATGCGGGAAACGCCGATGTGCCGCGTCTCGCACGTTTTCGAAGCGTGGAGGATCGACTTTCTTTATCCGGAGGAGGAAGCGCTGCGGCGGGTGGAAAAAGCCGTCAAGGACATCCGAGCCTACGGGGGCCCGGAGATGCTGCTGCCCGGCGAGCGCGAGGCGCGCCGGAAATCGGATGCCGAACGATGGGGGATCCCATACGAAAATTCCCAATGGGAAACGCTTGATCTCATTTCGGAGAAGACGGGAATTCCCCCGCCGCGGCCGATCGCAAAATAG
- a CDS encoding ATP-binding protein: protein MDKITNPFSPGAGSPPPELVGREEILEQARVLFGRTRLKRPEKSFLLTGLRGVGKTVLLNEMERLARDVGYKTILIEALEDKPLSILIASQLRRLLFDLDRIAGMGDKVRRGLAALKGFISAIKVKVGDVEFGLDIDPELGVADSGDIEVDLPNLFVAVGEAAEERHTPVSILIDEIQYLRKEELSALIMALHRMQQRQLPMVLIGAGLPILPALAGESKSYAERLFSFPIIGPLRENEAYKALEEPVRKAGVTFEKAALAEIFRLTKGYPYFLQEWGYQSWNQAVTSPITLQVVTAATETVSRRLDENFFRVRFDRLTPREKQYLRAMAHLGPGAHRSGDIADVLGVQIGSLGPVRAKLISKGMIYSPSHGSMDFTVPLFDEFMLRAIPEFVPRS from the coding sequence CGCCGCCGGAACTCGTCGGCCGCGAAGAGATCCTGGAACAGGCGCGCGTCCTGTTTGGTCGCACGCGTCTAAAGCGCCCCGAAAAGAGCTTTTTATTGACTGGATTGCGCGGTGTGGGCAAGACGGTGCTTCTGAACGAGATGGAACGACTGGCCAGGGATGTCGGCTACAAGACGATCCTTATTGAAGCCCTCGAAGACAAACCGTTATCCATACTGATCGCTTCGCAGTTAAGGCGCCTGCTATTCGATCTGGACCGCATTGCCGGGATGGGCGACAAGGTTCGCAGGGGATTGGCCGCCTTGAAGGGTTTCATCAGTGCCATCAAGGTCAAGGTCGGGGATGTCGAATTCGGGTTGGATATCGATCCCGAATTGGGAGTGGCGGATAGCGGAGATATCGAAGTCGATCTGCCCAACCTGTTCGTTGCAGTGGGAGAAGCGGCTGAAGAACGCCATACTCCCGTTTCCATCCTGATCGACGAGATCCAATATCTGAGGAAAGAGGAACTGAGCGCGCTCATCATGGCATTGCACAGGATGCAGCAGCGACAGCTTCCCATGGTGCTGATCGGCGCCGGGTTACCGATCTTGCCTGCGCTTGCCGGTGAATCGAAGTCCTACGCGGAGCGCCTGTTCAGTTTTCCCATTATCGGGCCCCTCCGGGAAAACGAAGCGTACAAGGCTCTGGAGGAGCCCGTCAGAAAAGCCGGGGTGACGTTCGAAAAGGCGGCTTTGGCGGAGATCTTTCGACTGACGAAAGGATATCCATACTTCCTTCAGGAATGGGGATACCAGTCCTGGAATCAAGCCGTAACATCCCCGATCACCCTTCAGGTGGTAACAGCGGCCACGGAAACGGTCAGTCGCCGTCTTGACGAAAACTTCTTCCGGGTTCGATTCGATCGGTTGACTCCCAGGGAAAAACAGTACTTGCGTGCGATGGCGCATCTTGGTCCCGGTGCGCATCGCAGCGGCGACATCGCCGATGTCCTGGGCGTGCAAATCGGCAGTCTTGGGCCTGTCCGCGCCAAGCTGATAAGCAAGGGAATGATCTACAGCCCTTCCCATGGCAGCATGGATTTCACCGTCCCGTTGTTCGACGAATTCATGCTTCGGGCGATTCCCGAGTTCGTGCCTCGATCATGA
- a CDS encoding rhodanese-like domain-containing protein, translating into MRNAVLVASIALGMLSGPALAFFGSPTIPKEHIVSVDDLYGKWQEVREKKSKAVLLDVRTSEEFASGHVPGAINIPIGSQSLVPKRWPDTETEIWVYCRTQNRSAKFGSDLLKRGYRNVRVVNGGITNWVEKGYPIDRRL; encoded by the coding sequence ATGAGGAATGCAGTATTGGTCGCATCGATTGCCCTTGGGATGCTGTCGGGACCTGCGTTGGCCTTCTTCGGCTCTCCGACGATCCCGAAGGAGCACATCGTCTCCGTGGACGATCTCTACGGGAAGTGGCAGGAAGTCCGGGAGAAGAAAAGCAAGGCGGTCCTGCTTGACGTGCGCACGTCGGAGGAATTCGCGAGCGGACACGTGCCCGGGGCGATCAACATACCGATCGGCAGCCAGTCCCTTGTGCCGAAGAGGTGGCCCGATACGGAAACCGAGATCTGGGTCTACTGCCGCACGCAGAACCGTTCGGCCAAATTCGGCTCCGATCTTCTAAAGAGGGGCTATCGGAACGTCCGTGTCGTCAACGGCGGCATCACTAACTGGGTGGAGAAAGGATACCCGATCGATCGTCGGCTATGA
- the rsgA gene encoding ribosome small subunit-dependent GTPase A: MVYQLSTLGFGPFFEKQFSRSEHPTGVPARIASEHRGAYVVWSASGAGRAQLAGKLRTRLEEEGFPAVGDWVVLREAPGPDRATIIEEVLERRTVFSRGAAGRPGRTQVVAANIDIVFAVCGLDADYNVRRIERYLARIWASGAQPAVILNKADICGNAAGRVTEVESHCPMVPVYVTSALLAEGIEAIRASIGEGMTAAFVGSSGAGKSTLINAFLGEERMRTGEVRAHDGRGCHVTTHRELVLLTGGGLLLDTPGMRELQLVDEDGLDSVFGDIATLSARCRFRDCRHDTEPGCAVLAAVESGELSADRLEHYRKLEREAQAYERRHDERLRRQSERVWGQLHDEVARLRRWKGRE; the protein is encoded by the coding sequence GTGGTGTACCAACTGTCTACACTGGGCTTCGGCCCTTTCTTCGAAAAACAATTTTCTCGCTCGGAACACCCCACCGGCGTACCCGCCAGGATCGCCTCCGAGCACCGCGGCGCGTATGTGGTCTGGTCCGCTTCGGGCGCCGGCCGCGCCCAGCTCGCCGGGAAGCTTCGCACGCGGCTCGAGGAGGAAGGATTCCCCGCCGTCGGGGATTGGGTCGTCCTCAGGGAGGCGCCCGGACCGGATCGCGCCACCATCATCGAAGAGGTCCTTGAGCGGCGCACGGTGTTCAGCCGCGGCGCCGCGGGACGCCCGGGGCGCACCCAGGTCGTCGCCGCCAATATCGACATCGTGTTCGCCGTCTGCGGCCTTGACGCGGACTACAACGTCCGCAGGATCGAGCGCTACCTCGCCCGGATCTGGGCGAGCGGCGCGCAGCCCGCGGTGATCCTCAACAAGGCCGACATCTGCGGAAACGCCGCCGGGCGTGTGACCGAGGTGGAAAGCCACTGCCCCATGGTGCCGGTCTACGTAACCAGCGCCCTGTTGGCGGAGGGCATCGAAGCGATTCGGGCGAGCATCGGCGAAGGAATGACGGCGGCCTTCGTCGGCTCGTCCGGGGCGGGCAAATCGACCCTGATAAACGCCTTCCTCGGCGAGGAGCGGATGCGCACCGGAGAGGTCCGGGCGCACGACGGCCGCGGCTGTCACGTCACGACGCATCGGGAACTCGTCCTGCTGACCGGAGGCGGACTGCTGCTCGACACGCCGGGCATGCGGGAGCTGCAGCTTGTCGATGAAGACGGGCTCGACTCGGTCTTCGGCGACATCGCGACGCTCTCCGCGCGATGCCGCTTCCGGGACTGCCGCCACGACACCGAACCGGGCTGCGCGGTATTGGCGGCGGTGGAATCGGGAGAGCTCTCCGCGGATCGCCTGGAGCACTACCGGAAGCTCGAGCGGGAAGCGCAAGCCTACGAGCGGCGTCACGACGAGAGACTGCGGCGGCAATCCGAACGGGTATGGGGACAGCTACACGACGAGGTCGCCCGGCTGCGGCGCTGGAAAGGGCGTGAGTGA
- a CDS encoding Lpp/OprI family alanine-zipper lipoprotein: MKKSLLLIAMVLILPTLMIGCATTGQLEKVQAEQKMIDAKADQAMKDAQAAKAAADAARVKADETSARAENAIKAAAEMEKAAAERERVAAEKERAAAEREKAAAEKATVSDEKAKKAEAAFEKSMKK; encoded by the coding sequence ATGAAGAAAAGCCTGCTTCTGATCGCGATGGTGCTGATTCTCCCGACGCTGATGATCGGATGCGCGACGACCGGTCAACTCGAGAAAGTGCAGGCCGAGCAGAAAATGATCGATGCGAAAGCGGACCAGGCGATGAAGGATGCGCAGGCGGCCAAGGCCGCAGCCGATGCGGCCAGGGTGAAAGCGGATGAAACGTCGGCCCGCGCCGAAAACGCGATAAAGGCGGCGGCGGAAATGGAAAAGGCGGCGGCGGAAAGAGAGAGGGTGGCGGCGGAAAAGGAGAGGGCGGCGGCGGAAAGAGAGAAGGCGGCGGCGGAAAAGGCAACGGTCTCCGATGAAAAAGCGAAAAAGGCCGAAGCCGCTTTCGAAAAGTCGATGAAGAAGTAA